The Watersipora subatra chromosome 7, tzWatSuba1.1, whole genome shotgun sequence genomic interval TTTGAGACAAGGACTGGGTAAACAAAGTGATCATAAATATTTCTTACATACTTTTTTGTACTTTTACAATTTAGCAGTGAgcttttaaatatatttgttcaTTGGCTAAAACTAAATTGTGAAAAGTTTTTGGATTGTCAAGTTTGGCTCAACACACTCACTGCAAGTACAGTAGATTTTAAAATCCCAAAACTACATTACTTTCACATGTGCATCTCTGCAGCAACTTTACACTACTCGAGTATGTTAACTacataaacaatgaaaatagGGAATTCAAATAGGTAAGGTCGGCTATCAGTTAATCCGATGAAATGATGATAgttgtttttttgtaaaaagaaTATCTCTATAAACTGAGTGTTATAAACGTGAGTTAGTAGTCATGTGGTGCCCGACGATAGCTCGGAAGAGTtcgtgggcatgcgccaccggacgagcaaaaacggccatgttgtcattgggAATCCGAGCTCCGTTCGCGTAGCTTGTGACTCTGTGCTTGTCGCGTTTAGAAAGGATTATTAAGAGTCTttctgagtcttggtgactcgtgagtaaccctactggtgtagtctggcactacggtgttttctggtaaaacgtgCAGGTGGAGTAAGGAtgacataaggggaggttttggagcgtcacggctggcagtctggtactgcgttatttttacttagtaacttacaagctatttcggcttatatatttgtgtatattttgCCTTGTTGTTAGGTGGTGCCACTCAGCTGGGCTGAAGTGAGCACGAGCGGGCCATGAGCGAGCCCGGGAGCAGCCAAAAAGCTGAGCCATTTACCGATGGCGGAGGTGGTCAGCCACCCGAGGGCACCACGAGCGCTGTAGCAGTGCCGCTGGTTCTAGATGCCGCTTTTTTAGCGAATCTGATGAACCAGGCACGAGGGCCTATTTTAGAAAGGCTGAGCCGGCAGATGCAGCCATTTGCCGGTGATGGTGCGGTTGAGGTAACTGCATGGCTCTCGCAGTACGAGCGACTGTGTGAGTTGGAGCACATTGCTCCGTGCACGCTGATTGCGTACATGCTCGATCGCACTGCTGCCAGAGTGCATGGACGCATGAGGGTGGGCGAGGCATCTTAGTGGGATGTCGTGAAGGCAGTTTTGACTGCCGAGTATGCCATGCCTCGACAGGAGGCATGGCGTCGCTTTGTCAGCTGTCGACTCGAATCCGGGGAGACAGTTGACGTGTACCTGGACCGCTTGGAGCGGCTCGGCGGTAGACTGGGGGTGACGCTGGAGGACACGGTTTTTAGGATCAAGTTCTATGAAGGGCTGCCCGAGTCAGTCTACGAGTGGGCAGTTACGCACGATCAGGCGTATACTGCTGATTTTGGTTCGGTGCTGAACCGAGTGAGGGGAAAGTTGGTTTCCCGGAGAGCTGTTGAGGGTCGCCCCTCAACAATTAGCTCAGCGGCCAGTTCTGGTAACCGGCCGGCGACTGCTTCTGGCAAGCAGTTAGGGGCTGCTTCTAGCAAGCAGCCAGAAAGCAAAGATAGTTGCTTTCGATGTGAGGGTCCACACCGGGTGAAAGACTGCCCACGAATTAAGCGGCCTTCGTCTGGTACGGGGGCGAAAAAGACCTCTTCTGGCAAGAGGGTTGGGTGTTTCCGGTGCGGCAGCACGAAGCACTTTGTACGGGACTGTCTTGTACGGTCACCGCCTGGGGTGCGGAAGGGCTCACGGAGGATGAGCCGGGTTTTCATCAGGAGGATGCAACTCGGTGCGCCACATCCTCTCATATGGACACCATGTAAGCCAGGCTCACGAGGGGTCCCATAACATCAGGGGGACCCGAGGTGGCGTTGGCGTGACAGGGGGAGGCTGGAGGTCACATGCAAGCAGTAAGAGTGTACTGTGGGACAGTCCTTGGCTGTTTGGGGCGACTGGCAAGCCTACGACGAGCAGTCGTATGCCAGTCGTTCGAGCAATTCTGAATGGTTGCGGTTTTCAGTGTCTGGTTGACACTGGAAGCGAGAAGACTCTGGAAAGTCCGCAGGTGTTGACAGGCTCAACCCGACTTAGGCTGAGCCACCCGCTGTTGACAGCGGATGGTAAGGCGTCTCATGTGAAGGGTCAGTGTCGCGTGGTCATTGGTGTACAAGGACACTGTTTCGGCGTTACGGCACTTGCTATGGACAAGCTGTGCAATCTTGGGGTTGACTGCTTGCTGGATAGCGACGTCATTGTCCGCATGGGAGGCGTCACTGTCCGTAGAGGAAGTGATGCGAAGTATTCGGTCAGGTGGGGGAAACCCTATCAGAATGGATGCTGTGGAGTACCTGCAGGGCAGGATACTGGGGCTGGCTGCGCATGCGGGGTGGCAAGGGTGGCACCGTTGTCGGGGTTGGGTGGTTATCTGGTGTCACTGCGAGTCGATGACCCCGATTTTGTTGCCACTTTTGCCCAAGGCCGATGGACTGTTAGCTGGCGGTGGTCCGGGGAATCTTCGAAAGGATTGCAGACCCGGGTCGCGGAGTACAAGTGTACTCGGGCACCTAACTTGCATGAGCGGTACTGTGCTGAAATGGAGAGCTGGATCTCATAAGGTTGGTTGAAAAGGTGGAGTCGGCCCATTGAGGGTATTATCCCCCTTTTGGCTGTGTTCCAACCAACGAAGGACAAAGTGCGACCAGTCATGGACTACCGTGAACTGAATGCGTTTGTCGAGAGTCACACGGGAGGTGACACGGTCGCTGTGTGCGGCGAGAAAATCCGGAAATGGAGACAGTTGCATGGCAAACTTGGAGTAGTTGACCTCAAGTCCACGTACCTACAGATCCATGTTTCGGAGGACCTGTGGAAATACCAGGTCGTGAAGTATAAGGGGCCCCTTATGCGCTGACATGTTTAGGCTTCGGGCTTTCGTGTGCGCCTaggatcatgaccaaaatccTAGGCAAGGTTCTTTCGCTCGACGAGCGGGTCCGACAAGGGACTGACCACTATATCGACGATATAGTAGTGCAGGAGTCTGTGCTTGGTGTGGAGGAGCTGAGGAAGCACCTTGCTAAGTATGGACTGGCGACGAAAGAGCCGGAGGGCCTTGATGGAGGTCGGTTGTTGGACATTTCTCTGAAAGGAAATACTCGTGGACATTTGCAAATGTCGAGGGGAACTGCACTCTCCGAAATTCATCTTGAGCCACCTGGGCTGACTAAGAGAGAGAGCTTTTCTCATTTTGTGTCCGACTTGTCGGTCATTACCCAGTGGCTGGGTGGTTGCGACCCTATTGCAGCTTCTTGAAGCGACTGGGATGCAACGGAGCCTGGGATGCCCCTGTTGAAAAAGAGGTCAGCTCGCTAGCTAGTGAGCTTTACACAAGGGTATGTCAGGAGGACCCTGTTAGGGGTCCGTGGCACGTAAGACCGAACGGTTCGGTCGTTGTGTGGACAGATGCTAGCTCTCTGGGCCTCGGTGCGGCAGTTGAGGTTGATGGCAGCATTGTTGAGGATGCGTCGTGGCTGAGGAAGAAGTCAGACCATTCACACATCAATGTTGCCGAGTTGGAAGCTGTGGGACGAGGTGTTAACCTGGCCATCGCGTGGGGGTTCAAGACTTTCACCTTGGCGGTTGACTCTCTCACAGTTGTCAATTGGATGTCAAATACAATTGACGGGCGCAATCGTGTTTGCACGAAAGGTGCTGCAGAGATGCTTGTGAAGCGTCGGCTGGGGATGATCCGTGATACGATCACCGAGTACGGCTTATTGGTCACTATGCGTCTTGTACCTACTGTGGAGAACAAGGCGGATAGAATGACGAGGGTGCCCAAGAAGTGGCTTGGGCATTGTGGGATGAGTGGAGGTGAGGCCGAGAGCATGGCTGCTGCCATCTTCACCGGCGAGATCCTCGGGGATGCTGTGTGGGCGGCTGATTTGCCTCACCATCTGGGTGTCGAGAGAACACTGTACCTTGCTCAGCAAGTACGCAGTGACTTGACATGGGAGCAGGTCAAACGCAAGCTGGCTGGCTGTGAGGCCTGTCAGCGCGTTGACCCGGCTCCGAGAGGTGAGAACCTCATGGAAACAGGCAGCTTGGCTGTTGAGGGGAACTGGTGCCGGGTGGCCATAGACGTGACTCACTATGGCGGCCAGGTGTTCCTGTCCATGGTTGATTGCGGGCCGTCACGTTTCGCTATCTGGCGCCGCTTGCCAAGTGAGACCGCAGCGCACATCGTGGCTCAGTTACGCACGATCGTAATTGAGCGAGGGCCATGTGACAAATTGTTAATGGACAATTCCATGGCGTTTAGGTCAGCAACTGTTGCTCAGTTTGCTGACGAGTGGGGGATTTCTCTGAGATTTCGTGCCACTTACGCCCCGAGTGGCAACGGAATCGTTGAGAGGAATCACCGGACAATCAAGAGGATTGCTGAGAGGGGAAAAATTAGCCCCGAGGAGGCGACGTTTTGGTATAATGTCACGCCTCGCAAGGGTACAGATGGGGGTTCGGTACCCTCAAATAATCTGTATCGATATTCATGGCGAGTGCCTTTTGACGTCAATCTACGCGGGTTAGATGAGGTCAGTCACGGCAAATTTGCTGTTGGCGATGAGGTGTGGGTGAAACCCTCGACTCCGTCGTGCACTAGGCAGTGGGCACCGGGAGTGATTACCGGAGTCGTTTCAAAGCACATCGAGTGCGTGGATGGCATGCCGAGGCATGTGAGGGATGTCCGCAAACGGCGGTTTGGCACTGACCGTAGTAGGGAAAACGGCATCCGTGAACTGGTCGAAGACGGCCGGCCTAATCTAGATAGATTACGCGGTTCTGCTGCTCCCCACCGCCTCAGCTGCATCCCTGTGAGGTGGCTGAGGTCTCGGAGGGGGATGTGGAGGACGGTCCTCAGACTGCCGAGGATGAAGTTCAAAACAAGGATGGTGAGCCTCAGACTGCTGGGGTTCCGTCCGGGGATTTAGATCCTGATGAGCCTGAGCTTCAGCCGTCAATGCTCAGGCGGTCGCAGCGAGAGCGACGGCATCCTCGGTATTTGGATGACTATGAGGGATAGCTGGTAGCTTCTTAAAAGCTGGGGGAAatgtgagttagtagtcacgtGGTGCCCGACGATAGCTCGGATGGGTtcgtgggcatgcgccaccggacgagcaaaaacggccatgttgtcattgggAATCCGAGCTCCGTTCGCGTAGCTTGTGACTCTGTGCTTGTCGCGTTTAGAAAGGATTATTAAGAGTCCttctgagtcttggtgactcgtgagtaaccctactggtgtagtctggcactacggtgttttctggtAAAGCGTGCAAGTGGAGTAAgggtgacataaggggaggttttggagtgtcacggctggcagtctggtactgcgttatttttacttagtaacttacAATAAATACGCACAAGGCTTCAGAAACcagaatttttatattttaatactacatatatattagcAAAGGTTAGCGTAGATTCAGTTGCAACAAAGTTAAAACAAATTTCATAAGAAAAAGAATTTGAACTGGCTGAACTATAGACAAACTGCAACTATATTATGTACTACTTACCACAGTTTCTACAGTAATCTGTTAGAGCCTTTACTAATTGCTATTGTCATTTTAAGAGCACTACTTTAAGGCGTTTTCTGACTTCATAACCAGAGAGAGTATGTTGTTTGAGTTAAAGTGAAGATTTTGGAATTCACCTGCATGATTCTCACAAGTTGACTAAATGGTGGTCATTTATGATTTGATTGAATAAATGCTTTAGTGGCAATTTCCAATTAAAAGCCTTGGCTTGaggtttgtaaaaatatttcaaggtTTTTTATGCCACAATAATCAAACACTTGCCATGTAACAACTATATGGATAGTCCCACAACCAAACCCGAGCAAaacgattgt includes:
- the LOC137400384 gene encoding uncharacterized protein, which codes for MDYRELNAFVESHTGGDTVAVCGEKIRKWRQLHGKLGVVDLKSTIMTKILGKVLSLDERVRQGTDHYIDDIVVQESVLGVEELRKHLAKYGLATKEPEGLDGVAGWLRPYCSFLKRLGCNGAWDAPVEKEVSSLASELYTRVCQEDPVRGPWHVRPNGSVVVWTDASSLGLGAAVEVDGSIVEDASWLRKKSDHSHINVAELEAVGRGVNLAIAWGFKTFTLAVDSLTVVNWMSNTIDGRNRVCTKGAAEMLVKRRLGMIRDTITEYGLLVTMRLVPTVENKADRMTRVPKKWLGHCGMSGGEAESMAAAIFTGEILGDAVWAADLPHHLGVERTLYLAQQVRSDLTWEQVKRKLAGCEACQRVDPAPRGENLMETGSLAVEGNWCRVAIDVTHYGGQVFLSMVDCGPSRFAIWRRLPSETAAHIVAQLRTIVIERGPCDKLLMDNSMAFRSATVAQFADEWGISLRFRATYAPSGNGIVERNHRTIKRIAERGKISPEEATFWYNVTPRKGTDGGSVPSNNLYRYSWRVPFDVNLRGLDEVSHGKFAVGDEVWVKPSTPSCTRQWAPGVITGVVSKHIECVDGMPRHLHPCEVAEVSEGDVEDGPQTAEDEVQNKDGEPQTAGVPSGDLDPDEPELQPSMLRRSQRERRHPRGKSRSDSVICYSRNTPLDVKVSDVKKVITGENGFCRVDSVSTRVLSKKLRKSLTVGVRTAGDAFNSTGEKSTQTKKAKKRLTRSPRLAGYQHKSLSKTSKRKFNGQSKVMNASKNIITPSTLQLPLQLSLQLSYGTAVPFDC